Proteins encoded within one genomic window of Argiope bruennichi chromosome 7, qqArgBrue1.1, whole genome shotgun sequence:
- the LOC129976023 gene encoding piggyBac transposable element-derived protein 3-like, with amino-acid sequence MDFSVEIVPQTMSRNRFFQILANVHVNDNLRIPQNNQDKLYKLRPLMTSLNGNFQSFRLPIQYQSIDVSMVLFKGRSALKQYNPMKPIKRGYKLWCRADMSGFIYQFDVYQGKVQSAETNKLRNDFGLGRNVVKYFTQSFVGNNHAITMDNYYSSLELYEYLKSQHIYAFGTIRSERRGLPKFAGYKDLQRGDFDHEITHQGISYFKWKDNRCVHLLSNYHGNGTCTVQRTQKDGTKLDVRAPTIVKEYNEQIGMANILRAVIT; translated from the coding sequence ATGGATTTTTCGGTCGAAATTGTTCCTCAAACCATGTCCCGCAATAGATTTTTTCAAATACTGGCTAATGTTCATGTGAATGACAATCTTAGAATTCCTCAAAATAATCAGGATAAATTATATAAACTCAGACCTCTGATGACAAGTTTGAATGGTAATTTTCAGTCCTTTCGTTTGCCAATACAATATCAGTCAATTGATGTGAGTATGGTTCTTTTCAAAGGACGATCCGCATTGAAACAATATAATCCAATGAAACCAATAAAAAGAGGATACAAGTTATGGTGTAGAGCAGATATGTCTGGCTTTATTTATCAGTTTGACGTATATCAAGGCAAAGTACAAAGCGCCGAAACAAACAAGTTGAGAAATGACTTTGGACTCGGTagaaatgttgtaaaatatttcacacaAAGTTTCGTAGGAAATAACCACGCCATCACAATGGACAATTATTATTCATCGCTCGagctttatgaatatttaaaatcgcAGCATATTTATGCATTTGGAACAATTAGATCTGAACGACGTGGCCTCCCCAAATTTGCTGGATATAAAGATTTACAGCGTGGAGACTTTGATCATGAAATAACACATCAAGGAATTTCCTACTTCAAGTGGAAAGATAATAGGTGCGtacatttattatctaattacCACGGAAATGGAACTTGTACAGTTCAAAGAACACAGAAGGATGGAACTAAATTGGATGTACGCGCACCTACTATTGTAAAAGAATACAATGAACAAATAGGGATggcgaatattttaagagcggttattacgtaa